From one bacterium Scap17 genomic stretch:
- the bioB gene encoding biotin synthase BioB codes for MTVEASRVTTQATNIPAPGDDSVVRHDWSVAEIEALFALPFNDLLFRAQQVHRQHFDPNAVQVSTLLSIKTGACPEDCKYCPQSGHYNTGLGKEKLMEIQKVVEQARAAKDAGASRFCMGAAWKSPRERDLEVVTEMVRQVKSLGLETCMTLGMVDTDQARKLADAGLDYYNHNLDTSPEYYGEIITTRSYSERLDTLASVREAGMKVCSGGILGMGETTTDRAGLLRQLANLEPQPESVPINMLVKVAGTPLENVDDLDPIEFIRAIAVARIMMPKSHVRLSAGREQMDDSTQALAFLAGANSIFYGERLLTTGNPQTNRDRELFERLGLHPETRQEVASDEVREAALKAAMEEKARANVEGSLFYDATREATPASSEGLVRERKPCGLVV; via the coding sequence ATGACCGTAGAAGCCTCCCGCGTGACCACACAAGCCACGAATATCCCTGCGCCTGGCGATGACAGCGTGGTACGCCATGACTGGAGCGTCGCGGAAATCGAGGCGCTGTTCGCCCTGCCCTTCAATGACCTGCTGTTCCGTGCCCAGCAGGTGCACCGCCAGCACTTCGATCCGAATGCGGTACAGGTCTCCACCCTGCTGTCCATCAAGACCGGCGCCTGCCCGGAAGACTGCAAGTACTGCCCGCAGTCCGGCCACTACAACACTGGCCTTGGCAAGGAAAAGCTGATGGAGATCCAGAAGGTGGTCGAGCAGGCGCGTGCCGCCAAGGACGCCGGCGCCAGCCGCTTCTGCATGGGCGCGGCCTGGAAGAGCCCACGTGAGCGCGACCTCGAAGTGGTCACCGAGATGGTGCGTCAGGTGAAGTCACTGGGACTCGAGACCTGCATGACGCTGGGGATGGTCGATACCGATCAGGCCAGGAAGCTCGCGGATGCCGGCCTCGACTACTACAACCATAATCTGGACACCTCACCGGAATACTACGGCGAGATCATCACCACGCGCAGCTACAGCGAGCGCCTGGATACCCTGGCCAGCGTGCGCGAAGCCGGCATGAAGGTGTGCTCCGGCGGCATCCTCGGCATGGGCGAGACCACCACCGACCGTGCCGGCCTGTTGCGTCAGCTGGCCAATCTGGAGCCGCAGCCGGAATCGGTGCCGATCAACATGCTGGTCAAGGTGGCGGGCACGCCGCTGGAGAATGTCGATGACCTCGATCCCATCGAGTTCATCCGCGCCATCGCCGTGGCACGCATCATGATGCCGAAGAGTCACGTGCGCCTGTCCGCCGGCCGCGAGCAGATGGACGATTCCACCCAAGCACTGGCCTTCCTCGCCGGCGCCAACTCCATCTTCTATGGCGAGCGCCTGCTGACCACCGGCAACCCGCAGACCAACCGTGACCGCGAGCTGTTCGAGCGCCTCGGCCTGCACCCGGAGACCCGCCAGGAAGTCGCCAGTGACGAAGTGCGCGAGGCCGCCCTGAAGGCCGCCATGGAAGAAAAGGCACGCGCCAATGTCGAGGGCAGCCTGTTCTATGACGCCACGCGCGAGGCGACGCCCGCCAGCAGTGAAGGCCTGGTGCGCGAACGCAAGCCCTGCGGCCTGGTGGTCTGA